One genomic region from Bacillus aquiflavi encodes:
- the purR gene encoding pur operon repressor: protein MNFRRSERLIDMTNYLLEHPRQLVPLTFFAKRYGSAKSSISEDLAIIKETFEHRGIGALQTVPGAAGGVKYYVKVKNEEAEPFIEKLCNLIADPERLLPGGYLFMTDIIGNPSIVNKVGRLFASAYCDTKIDVVMTIATKGIPIAYAVASLLNVPVVIVRGDNKVTEGSTVSINYVSGSTKRIQTMVLSKRSLAEGSNVLIVDDFMKAGGTVNGMISMLYEFKANLAGIAVLVESENIEERLVDEYLSLVKLSDVDVRAKKINVNKGNYFVKNKGDKR, encoded by the coding sequence ATGAATTTTCGTCGTAGTGAACGATTAATTGACATGACGAATTATTTATTAGAACATCCTAGACAACTTGTACCATTAACGTTTTTTGCTAAAAGATACGGGTCTGCAAAATCCTCCATTAGTGAAGATTTAGCCATTATCAAGGAAACGTTTGAACATAGAGGAATAGGTGCTTTGCAAACTGTTCCTGGAGCAGCTGGCGGTGTGAAATATTATGTAAAGGTAAAAAATGAGGAGGCAGAACCTTTTATTGAGAAGCTGTGCAACTTGATTGCCGATCCTGAACGACTTCTTCCAGGGGGATATTTGTTTATGACAGATATTATTGGAAATCCATCTATTGTTAATAAAGTCGGACGCCTTTTTGCTTCAGCTTATTGCGATACGAAAATTGATGTCGTAATGACAATTGCTACGAAAGGAATTCCAATTGCATATGCCGTTGCAAGTCTGTTAAATGTTCCAGTTGTCATTGTAAGAGGAGATAATAAAGTAACAGAAGGTTCTACAGTTAGCATTAATTACGTTTCTGGCTCGACAAAAAGAATTCAAACAATGGTCTTATCTAAACGTAGCTTAGCTGAAGGTTCTAACGTATTAATAGTAGATGATTTTATGAAAGCAGGCGGAACCGTTAATGGAATGATTAGTATGTTGTATGAATTTAAAGCGAATTTAGCAGGAATCGCTGTATTAGTAGAATCTGAAAATATTGAAGAACGTTTAGTTGATGAATATTTGTCACTTGTAAAACTTTCTGATGTAGATGTCAGGGCAAAAAAAATTAATGTAAACAAAGGTAATTATTTTGTTAAAAATAAGGGGGATAAAAGATGA
- a CDS encoding RidA family protein, producing the protein MKAIQTNEAPAAIGPYSQGITVNNMFFSSGQIPLTSQGTLVDGDVKTQTHQVFKNLQAVLKEAGASLETVIKSTVFIKNMDDFTAVNEVYGEYFKNHKPARSCVEVSRLPKDVLVEIEVIALVK; encoded by the coding sequence ATGAAAGCAATCCAAACAAATGAAGCACCAGCAGCAATCGGCCCGTACTCACAAGGAATAACTGTAAACAATATGTTTTTTAGTTCAGGACAAATACCATTAACTTCCCAAGGAACATTAGTAGATGGTGATGTAAAGACCCAAACACATCAAGTATTTAAAAACTTACAGGCTGTCTTAAAAGAAGCGGGTGCCTCTCTTGAAACTGTTATAAAGTCTACAGTATTTATTAAAAATATGGACGATTTTACAGCTGTTAATGAAGTGTATGGTGAATACTTTAAAAATCATAAACCTGCCCGTTCCTGTGTAGAAGTTTCTAGGCTACCTAAAGATGTATTAGTCGAAATAGAGGTAATTGCGCTTGTTAAATGA
- a CDS encoding IS4 family transposase, with product MDKNTLITSFGKWVSPINIQKLSELVKEQKQRSLHRSLILSFCFFQLHEYESLEEISDALLDEDLQKILGFESISASQLSRKNNIINPLILSHMFLDLVWKIQHYHMKSGKRMPLKIIDSSTLPLNLTNYQWAKFRQTKAGVKLHLRLVFMDKNAVYPEKAVITTAKEHDRNQLEVLVDDKEAMYVFDRGYVDYERFDRMTDEGYFFVSRLKKNAVIREVHSFSISDDCPVQSDKRVYIGSIQNRTENVFRLLEVKDIKGNFLRLITNRFDLSAEEISDIYRSRWTIELFFKWLKQHVEIKHFYRMSETTIQNQIFLALITYCLNVLIQLEMKSCKSLLRITRWLKRAIWKPSYTWTRKFDERSSPLKNLVVVTLG from the coding sequence ATGGACAAGAATACACTAATTACGTCATTTGGTAAATGGGTTTCACCAATAAATATTCAAAAGCTTTCTGAACTTGTTAAAGAACAAAAACAAAGAAGTTTACATCGTAGTCTTATATTAAGCTTTTGCTTTTTCCAGCTTCATGAATATGAGAGTTTAGAAGAAATCAGTGATGCCCTTTTAGACGAAGATCTTCAGAAAATACTCGGATTTGAATCAATTAGTGCATCTCAGTTATCACGAAAGAACAATATTATCAATCCGCTCATTCTTTCTCATATGTTCTTGGATTTAGTGTGGAAAATTCAACATTATCACATGAAAAGTGGAAAGAGAATGCCACTAAAAATCATTGATTCGAGTACTCTACCACTCAACTTAACTAACTATCAATGGGCGAAGTTTCGTCAAACAAAAGCAGGTGTAAAACTACATTTGCGACTCGTGTTCATGGATAAAAATGCTGTTTATCCAGAAAAAGCTGTCATTACAACGGCAAAAGAACATGACCGAAATCAGCTTGAAGTTCTGGTAGATGATAAAGAAGCTATGTACGTGTTTGATCGTGGCTATGTGGATTATGAACGATTTGATCGGATGACCGATGAAGGTTATTTTTTCGTATCACGACTGAAGAAAAATGCAGTCATTCGTGAAGTTCATTCTTTTTCAATTTCGGATGATTGCCCTGTGCAATCCGACAAAAGGGTTTACATCGGTAGCATACAAAATCGAACAGAAAATGTCTTTCGTCTTCTTGAAGTCAAGGATATAAAAGGAAACTTCCTTCGTTTAATCACGAATCGCTTTGATTTAAGTGCTGAAGAAATCAGTGACATTTATCGTTCTCGTTGGACCATTGAACTATTTTTCAAATGGCTGAAGCAGCACGTAGAAATTAAGCATTTTTATCGTATGAGTGAGACCACGATTCAAAACCAAATTTTCTTAGCCCTTATCACCTATTGCTTAAATGTTCTCATTCAATTAGAGATGAAAAGTTGTAAATCTTTACTTCGAATCACTCGCTGGTTAAAGAGAGCAATTTGGAAACCTTCTTATACTTGGACACGAAAGTTTGATGAACGCTCTAGTCCGTTAAAGAATCTTGTTGTTGTAACTCTGGGATAA
- the spoVG gene encoding septation regulator SpoVG: MEVTDVRLRRVNTDGRMRAIASITIDNEFVVHDIRVIDGNNGLFVAMPSKRTPDGEFRDIAHPINSNTRSKIQEAVLAEYHRLGEMEVEFEEAGAS; encoded by the coding sequence GTGGAAGTTACTGATGTCAGATTGCGCCGTGTAAATACTGATGGGCGAATGAGAGCAATTGCCTCCATTACGATTGATAATGAGTTTGTTGTTCATGATATTCGCGTGATTGATGGTAATAATGGTTTATTCGTCGCAATGCCAAGCAAACGTACTCCGGACGGAGAGTTTCGTGATATCGCTCATCCAATCAATTCTAATACACGCAGTAAAATACAAGAAGCAGTTTTGGCTGAATACCACCGTCTTGGTGAAATGGAAGTGGAATTTGAAGAAGCTGGAGCTTCTTAA
- the glmU gene encoding bifunctional UDP-N-acetylglucosamine diphosphorylase/glucosamine-1-phosphate N-acetyltransferase GlmU, with protein sequence MSNRYAIILAAGQGTRMKSKLYKVLHPVCGKPMVQHVVDQVSQLKINKIVTIIGHGAEKVKAQLGESVEYALQEEQLGTAHAVMQAKEILKDRDGVTIVVCGDTPLIKSETMEALFNHHEKMSASATILTVLTKDPEGYGRVIRNSEGLVERIVEQKDATIEEQKINEINTGTYCFDNKSLFAALNEVSNENAQSEYYLPDVIEILRQQGKVVTAFQTEDYEETLGVNDRIALAEAERIMKERINKSHMKNGVTIIDPANTYIGADVKIASDTVIYPGTIISGHTEIGQDCEVGPNSELKDCIIKDRTVVRQSVVHESTIASEVKIGPFSHIRPQTIVHDHVKVGNFVELKKSSIGSGSKISHLSYIGDAEVGDNVNIGCGSITVNYDGKNKYLTKIEDEVFIGCNTNLVAPVTIGKGAYVAAGSTITKDVPSEALSIARAHQVNKDHYVQKLNAKK encoded by the coding sequence ATGTCTAATCGTTACGCAATAATATTGGCCGCAGGTCAGGGCACAAGAATGAAATCGAAGCTCTATAAAGTTCTTCATCCTGTTTGTGGCAAACCGATGGTTCAACACGTAGTAGATCAAGTATCTCAGCTTAAAATAAACAAAATCGTTACAATAATTGGTCACGGTGCGGAAAAAGTAAAGGCTCAGCTTGGTGAATCAGTTGAATATGCATTACAGGAAGAGCAGCTTGGAACTGCTCATGCAGTGATGCAAGCCAAAGAGATATTAAAGGACAGGGACGGCGTAACAATTGTTGTTTGCGGTGATACCCCGCTCATTAAGTCGGAAACGATGGAAGCGCTTTTTAATCATCATGAAAAAATGTCAGCTAGTGCGACGATATTAACGGTGTTGACAAAAGATCCCGAAGGTTATGGGAGAGTTATTCGTAATTCTGAAGGGTTAGTAGAAAGAATAGTAGAACAGAAAGATGCAACAATTGAAGAGCAAAAAATAAATGAAATTAATACTGGTACATATTGTTTCGATAATAAATCATTGTTTGCTGCTCTTAATGAAGTATCAAATGAAAATGCTCAAAGTGAATACTATTTACCTGATGTGATTGAAATTTTACGACAGCAAGGAAAGGTAGTTACTGCCTTTCAAACTGAAGATTACGAGGAAACGCTAGGAGTAAATGACCGAATTGCCTTAGCTGAAGCAGAAAGAATAATGAAGGAAAGAATTAACAAATCCCATATGAAAAACGGAGTCACAATTATAGACCCCGCAAATACATATATCGGTGCAGATGTAAAAATTGCTTCAGATACGGTTATCTATCCAGGAACAATTATCTCCGGTCACACAGAAATTGGCCAAGATTGCGAAGTTGGTCCTAATTCTGAACTAAAAGACTGCATAATTAAAGATCGTACTGTTGTTCGTCAGTCTGTTGTTCATGAAAGCACCATCGCATCAGAAGTAAAAATTGGTCCATTTTCTCATATTCGTCCGCAAACAATTGTCCATGATCATGTGAAAGTCGGCAATTTCGTGGAATTAAAAAAATCGAGTATAGGAAGCGGTAGTAAAATTTCTCATTTAAGTTATATTGGTGATGCCGAAGTTGGGGATAATGTAAATATAGGTTGTGGCTCAATAACTGTCAATTATGATGGGAAGAACAAATATTTAACAAAAATTGAAGATGAAGTATTTATTGGTTGTAACACAAATTTAGTCGCTCCAGTCACTATCGGTAAAGGAGCCTATGTAGCAGCCGGTTCTACAATTACAAAAGATGTCCCTAGTGAAGCACTATCAATCGCTCGTGCCCATCAAGTTAACAAAGATCATTATGTTCAAAAGCTAAATGCTAAGAAATAA
- a CDS encoding ribose-phosphate diphosphokinase encodes MSNRYLDPSLKVFSLNSNRELANEIAKEIGLELGKCSVTRFSDGEIQINIEESIRGCEVFVIQSTSSPVNENLMELLIMIDALKRASAKSINIVMPYYGYARQDRKARSREPITAKLVANLLETAGAARVITLDLHAPQIQGFFDIPIDHLMGVPILAEYFRSKNINKDIVIVSPDHGGVTRARKMAERLKAPIAIIDKRRPKPNVAEVMNIVGIIDGKVAILIDDIIDTAGTITLAASALIENGAAQVYACCTHPVLSGPAIERIENSKIKELVVTNTIALSEDKKSDKIVHLSVAPLIAEAIVRVHEKQSVSKLFD; translated from the coding sequence ATGTCTAATCGATATTTAGATCCAAGCTTAAAAGTTTTTTCACTCAATTCTAATCGTGAACTGGCAAATGAAATTGCAAAAGAAATTGGTTTAGAACTAGGGAAATGTTCCGTAACACGTTTTAGTGATGGTGAAATTCAGATCAACATCGAGGAAAGTATTCGCGGTTGTGAAGTATTCGTCATTCAATCTACCAGTTCACCAGTTAATGAAAATTTAATGGAATTATTAATTATGATTGATGCATTGAAACGAGCATCTGCAAAATCAATTAATATTGTTATGCCATATTACGGATATGCTCGTCAAGATCGCAAAGCGCGTTCTCGTGAACCTATTACCGCAAAATTAGTCGCCAACTTACTGGAAACTGCTGGAGCTGCACGAGTGATTACACTTGATTTGCATGCCCCACAAATTCAAGGCTTTTTTGATATTCCAATTGATCATCTTATGGGTGTACCAATTTTAGCGGAATACTTCCGAAGCAAAAATATTAATAAAGACATAGTCATTGTTTCTCCAGATCATGGCGGAGTAACACGTGCACGTAAAATGGCAGAGCGTTTAAAGGCACCAATTGCTATTATTGATAAACGGCGTCCAAAACCAAATGTCGCTGAGGTCATGAACATTGTTGGTATCATCGACGGAAAAGTCGCCATTTTAATTGATGATATTATCGATACTGCAGGTACTATAACACTCGCTGCTAGCGCTCTTATAGAAAACGGAGCTGCTCAAGTATACGCGTGTTGTACTCACCCAGTTTTATCTGGACCTGCAATTGAGAGAATAGAAAATTCAAAAATAAAAGAACTTGTTGTAACAAATACAATTGCATTATCTGAAGATAAAAAATCAGATAAAATCGTACACCTTTCGGTTGCTCCATTAATAGCAGAAGCGATTGTTCGGGTTCATGAAAAACAATCTGTAAGTAAACTATTTGACTAA
- a CDS encoding 50S ribosomal protein L25/general stress protein Ctc, with the protein MTTVLQARKRTEFRRSSLTKIREEGKIPAIIYGTKMDSVPIVVQYADLIKTLQIVGRNGVIALDLNGNKQNVVLSDFQEDPLKNRIIHADFLAVDMSTEITVDVRVVLVGDAAGEKDGGVLQQPLHQVSLTATPNNIPQSIEIDISTLQVGETIAIKDITAEGKYMINHHDEEVIVSILPPKQEEEINSGEEQEAGTPENEEGRETEASNE; encoded by the coding sequence ATGACTACTGTTTTACAGGCAAGGAAGCGAACTGAGTTTCGACGTTCTTCATTAACAAAAATAAGGGAAGAGGGAAAGATACCAGCCATCATTTACGGTACAAAAATGGATAGTGTCCCAATAGTGGTCCAATATGCTGATCTTATTAAAACCCTTCAAATAGTTGGAAGGAACGGTGTGATTGCACTAGATCTTAATGGAAATAAACAAAATGTTGTTCTAAGTGATTTTCAAGAGGATCCCCTTAAAAACAGAATAATTCATGCTGATTTTCTAGCTGTTGATATGTCGACTGAAATAACAGTCGATGTTCGTGTTGTATTAGTAGGGGATGCAGCAGGTGAAAAGGATGGTGGAGTATTGCAGCAACCACTTCATCAAGTTTCACTCACTGCTACACCGAATAATATCCCTCAATCAATTGAAATTGATATTTCTACGTTGCAAGTGGGTGAAACAATTGCAATCAAGGATATAACAGCCGAGGGGAAATATATGATAAATCATCATGATGAAGAAGTTATTGTTTCCATACTGCCACCTAAACAGGAAGAAGAAATTAATTCTGGTGAAGAACAGGAAGCTGGTACTCCTGAAAATGAAGAAGGACGGGAAACCGAGGCAAGCAATGAATAA
- the pth gene encoding aminoacyl-tRNA hydrolase yields the protein MKLVVGLGNPGKQYEETRHNIGFKVIDELSHRLNIPLDQTKFKGIYGIGFLNQEKIILLKPLTYMNLSGESIQGVMNYYHIDLDDLLVIYDDLDLPVGKIRLRQKGSAGGHNGIKSAILHVGSQHFKRIRVGIDRPRNGMSVSDYVLGRFTSEKLKKMKHCIHKSADACEEWFKNPFLQVMNDFNQ from the coding sequence TTGAAGCTAGTTGTGGGTTTAGGAAATCCTGGGAAGCAATATGAGGAAACAAGACATAATATTGGATTTAAAGTAATAGATGAATTAAGTCATCGTTTAAATATTCCTTTGGATCAAACAAAGTTTAAAGGAATTTATGGGATAGGTTTCTTAAATCAAGAGAAGATTATATTGTTAAAACCTCTTACATATATGAATTTGTCTGGTGAGTCAATACAAGGTGTTATGAACTATTATCATATTGATTTAGACGATCTATTAGTTATTTATGATGACCTTGATCTTCCAGTTGGTAAAATTCGTTTACGTCAAAAAGGAAGTGCAGGCGGGCATAATGGAATAAAATCTGCCATTTTACATGTCGGTTCCCAGCACTTTAAGCGGATTCGTGTTGGAATTGATCGCCCTCGCAATGGAATGAGCGTATCTGATTATGTATTAGGCCGATTTACGAGCGAAAAACTAAAAAAAATGAAACATTGTATTCATAAAAGTGCTGATGCGTGTGAAGAATGGTTTAAAAATCCATTTTTACAAGTAATGAATGATTTTAATCAGTAA
- a CDS encoding anti-sigma-F factor Fin family protein: MAILYYCRHCGIKLGKLDKLSVHTESLGFSALTEEERQEMISYDHSGDIHIKSICEDCQESLERNPALHQYDYLIH, encoded by the coding sequence ATGGCGATTTTGTACTATTGTCGACATTGTGGAATTAAATTGGGTAAACTCGATAAATTATCTGTTCATACTGAGAGCCTTGGTTTTAGTGCATTAACCGAGGAGGAACGGCAAGAAATGATCTCATATGACCATTCGGGTGATATCCATATAAAATCAATTTGTGAGGATTGCCAGGAGTCATTAGAACGAAATCCGGCTCTTCATCAGTACGATTACCTCATTCATTAG
- a CDS encoding reverse transcriptase domain-containing protein, with product MNAKKMANYTNYAKAQELWKTLYLCAKESKTRRFHALYDKIYRPDILWEAWQRVRRNRGSSGVDSQTMENIEIYGEDRFLNEIYLELKENRYHPQPVLRTYIPKDDGKKRPLGIPTIKDRVVQMATKLVIEPIFEADFKDCSYGFRPKRNAHQAIAKIRKESKKSYWVLDVDIQGYFDNINHDKLMKLVEQRISDRKVLKLIRKWLQAGIMEEGKVRNSVLGAPQGGVISPFTFEHIFRCDGFPLGKEIQPSRFSYSLCG from the coding sequence GTGAATGCCAAGAAAATGGCTAACTACACCAATTATGCAAAAGCTCAAGAACTCTGGAAAACATTATACCTTTGTGCCAAGGAAAGCAAGACACGCCGGTTTCATGCCTTATATGATAAGATTTATCGACCTGATATCTTGTGGGAAGCATGGCAAAGAGTAAGAAGAAATCGAGGGAGTAGTGGAGTAGATTCTCAGACTATGGAAAATATTGAGATCTATGGGGAGGATAGATTTCTTAATGAGATTTATCTTGAACTGAAGGAAAATCGATATCATCCACAACCAGTTTTACGTACTTACATCCCTAAAGATGATGGAAAGAAACGTCCATTAGGAATCCCAACCATCAAGGACAGGGTTGTACAAATGGCAACCAAGCTAGTCATAGAACCTATCTTTGAAGCTGACTTTAAAGATTGTTCTTATGGTTTCCGTCCCAAAAGGAATGCGCATCAAGCCATAGCGAAAATCAGGAAAGAGAGCAAGAAAAGCTATTGGGTATTAGACGTCGATATCCAAGGTTATTTTGATAACATCAACCATGATAAATTGATGAAACTTGTAGAACAGCGAATTAGTGACCGCAAAGTGCTGAAATTGATTCGCAAATGGCTACAAGCAGGAATCATGGAAGAAGGAAAAGTGAGGAATTCTGTCTTGGGGGCCCCTCAAGGCGGTGTGATTTCACCATTTACTTTCGAACATATATTTAGATGTGATGGATTCCCTCTGGGAAAAGAAATTCAGCCATCTAGGTTCTCTTATTCGTTATGCGGATGA
- a CDS encoding reverse transcriptase domain-containing protein translates to MDSLWEKKFSHLGSLIRYADDFVILCRTKQQALEGIRVIQAIMGKLDLSLHKEKSRLVNIWDDSDGFDFLGFHHRKFPIRKKGGRTFLIMNHVPSKKAMKKMRKKIKDFTEPRHKLFMDIKELVKGLNRRLQGFKNYYQLSPMSKRWLNRIDWYVLQRLNLFHNKKRNKRHKHAYLQDTVNKVQFILVKLAN, encoded by the coding sequence ATGGATTCCCTCTGGGAAAAGAAATTCAGCCATCTAGGTTCTCTTATTCGTTATGCGGATGACTTTGTCATTTTGTGCAGGACAAAACAGCAAGCGCTAGAAGGTATACGAGTCATCCAAGCAATTATGGGAAAACTTGACCTCTCACTACATAAGGAGAAATCAAGACTCGTCAACATCTGGGATGACAGTGACGGATTTGATTTTCTGGGATTCCATCATCGAAAATTCCCCATTCGTAAAAAGGGTGGTCGAACATTCTTAATCATGAACCATGTCCCGAGTAAGAAGGCTATGAAGAAGATGCGAAAGAAAATCAAGGATTTTACGGAACCACGACATAAACTATTTATGGACATAAAAGAATTGGTGAAGGGACTGAACCGAAGGTTACAAGGATTCAAGAATTACTACCAACTTTCTCCAATGTCCAAGAGGTGGTTGAATCGCATTGACTGGTATGTGTTACAACGTTTAAATCTTTTTCATAACAAGAAAAGAAATAAACGACATAAACATGCCTATCTTCAAGATACAGTAAATAAAGTCCAATTCATATTGGTGAAATTAGCGAATTAA